A genomic stretch from Peromyscus eremicus chromosome 6, PerEre_H2_v1, whole genome shotgun sequence includes:
- the LOC131913780 gene encoding LOW QUALITY PROTEIN: speckle-type POZ protein-like (The sequence of the model RefSeq protein was modified relative to this genomic sequence to represent the inferred CDS: inserted 2 bases in 1 codon) produces MAGDEIAQRWDHTQISVQDFSYRWTISNFPFIAEEVRQSITSPTFSIGANDEWCLRVYPNGVNEESAGYLSVYLVLLNCLKSRVWAKFQFWIISAEGEKTKVIRSPRAFRFMPGQDWGYKKFILRDFLFSRAFMLLPDDQLTLACKVSMAQVSLSLSDQNKKPGILVPRCTLADELGELWKNSQFTDCCLVVAGQEFWAHKAILAARSPVFRAMFQHDMEESRKNRFEIPDLEPQVFTVMMDFIYTGTAPDLDSMAAAVLAAADKYGLERLKVMCEDALFRDLSVENAXPILFLADLHSSGQLKTQTLDFITAHASEVSETSDWKTMVGLYPHLVVEAYGSMPSIQLCSAVEPNIKQNSVNLKEEGKSGL; encoded by the exons ATGGCAGGAGATGAGATAGCCCAGAGATGGGACCACACACAAATCAGTGTTCAGGATTTCTCCTATAGGTGGACCATCAGCAACTTCCCTTTTATTGCTGAGGAAGTGCGGCAAAGCATTACAAGCCCAACTTTCTCAATAGGAGCCAATGACGAATGGTGTTTGAGAGTATACCCGAACGGAGTCAATGAAGAAAGTGCAGGTTACctgtcagtttacctagtgttGCTCAACTGTCTGAAGAGTCGtgtttgggcaaagttccagTTCTGGATCATAAGTGCCGAAGGAGAGAAAACCAAAGTCATAAGGAGCCCAAGAGCCTTTAGATTCATGCCAGGCCAGGACTGGGGTTACAAAAAGTTTATTCTTCGAGATTTTCTCTTCTCCCGTGCGTTTATGCTTCTTCCAGATGACCAGCTCACCCTTGCCTGCAAGGTGAGCATGGCCCAGGTCTCTTTGAGCCTCTCTGACCAGAACAAGAAGCCGGGAATTCTGGTGCCCAGATGCACATTggcagatgagctaggagagctgtggAAGAATTCCCAATTCACAGACTGCTGCCTAGTGGTAGCTGGCCAGGAATTCTgggctcacaaggccatcttagcagctcgctctccagttttcagagccatgtttcaacatgacatggaggagagcagaaagaaccGCTTTGAGATCCCtgacctggagccacaagtcttcaCGGTAATGATGGATTTCATTTACACAGGAAcagcaccagacctggacagtatggcagctgctgtgctggcagctgctgataagtatggcctggagcgtttgaaggtcatgtgtgaggatgccctcttcagggacctctctgtggagaatgc gcccatactcttcctggctgacctccacagctcagGGCAGCTGAAAACCCAGACACTGGATTTCATcacagctcatgcttctgaggtctctgagacctcagACTGGAAGACAATGGTGGGCTTATATCCCCACTTAGTGGTTGAAGCTTATGGTTCCATGCCT TCCATCCAGCTGTGCTCAGCTGTAGAA ccaaacattaagcagaacTCAGTGAACCTCAAGGAAGAGGGGAAGTCAGGGTTGTAG
- the LOC131913249 gene encoding speckle-type POZ protein-like — protein sequence MAGDGTAQRWDHTQISLQNFSYMWTISNFRFILEEITESIRSPTFSTGANDKWCLTVYPKGVDEVSADYLSVNLVLLSCLKSHVWAKFQFWILSAKGEKMQTMRSPRAFKFMPGCDWGFKKYILRDFLLSHEPSLLSDDQLTLVCKVSMVQVSLHISDQNRKPRIQVPRCTLADEIGDLWENSRFTDCCLVVAGQEFQAHKAILAARSPVFRAMFQHDMEESRKKRFEIPDLEPQVFKAMMDFIYTGKTPDLDSMAAALMAAADKYGLERLKVMCEDALCRDLSVENAAHTLVLADLRSSEQLKTQALDFITAHASEVCETSGWKAMVGSYPHLVAEAYRSLASAHLPLLEPPFKRLKQS from the coding sequence ATGGCAGGAGATGGGACAGCCCAGAGATGGGACCACACTCAAATCAGCCTTCAGAATTTCTCCTACATGTGGACCATCAGCAACTTCCGATTTATTCTGGAGGAAATAACAGAAAGCATTAGAAGCCCAACTTTCTCAACAGGAgccaatgacaaatggtgtttgacAGTATACCCAAAGGGAGTCGATGAAGTAAGTGCAGATTACCTGTCAGTTAACCTCGTTTTGCTCAGCTGTCTGAAGAGTCATGTTTGGGCAAAGTTTCAGTTCTGGATCCTAAGCGCCAAAGGAGAGAAAATGCAAACCATGAGGAGCCCAAGAGCCTTTAAGTTCATGCCAGGCTGCGACTGGGGATTCAAAAAGTACATCCTTCGAGATTTCCTCCTGTCCCATGAGCCTAGTCTTCTCTCAGATGACCAGCTTACCCTTGTCTGCAAGGTGAGCATGGTCCAGGTCTCTTTGCACATCTCTGACCAGAACAGGAAGCCAAGGATCCAGGTTCCCAGATGCACATTGGCTGATGAGATAGGAGACCTGTGGGAGAATTCCCGATTCACAGACTGCTGCCTggtggtagctgggcaggaattCCAagctcacaaggccatcttagcagctcgctctccagttttcagagctatgtttcaacatgacatggaggagagcagaaagaagcGCTTTGAGATCCCtgacctggagccacaagtcttcaaggcaatgatggacttcatttatACCGGAAAAacaccagacctggacagcatggcagctgctctaatggcagctgctgacaagtatggcctggagcgtttgaaggtcatgtgtgaggatgccctctgcagagacctctctgtggagaatgctgcccatACTCTTGTCCTGGCTGACCTCCGCAGTTCAGAGCAGCTGAAAACCCAGgcactggatttcattacagctcatgcttctgaggtctgtgagacctcaggctggaagGCAATGGTGGGCTCATATCCCCATTTAGTGGCTGAAGCATACCGTTCCCTTGCTTCAGCTCATCTCCCTCTCTTGGAGCCCCCTTTCAAACGCTTGAAGCAATCCTAG